The genome window GAAAACCAAGAATCACAAGTGCAGGCTTCAATCAGGACAGCAGGGACAAGGAAGGAATTACGAGAAATACAATAGTTGGAAATGTGGAGATACAGAATGCTTCAGGAGATGAGATAAACAGGGATTTATCAAAAGCAAATGAAATAACGAAAGATACTCACAGAAGCACGAATATCAATGTGGAGCCGCAGGTTATAGAATATATTTCAAATCCAACAAAGTTCAAGGAAGATCTGGAAGTAGCAATACTTGAAGGAAAAGCTACAGGAGAGACTGTATTAAAAACAATTGAAAATCTTGTAAATGGTGGAAAAGAAGATATTGGAGATCCTGAAAGAAGAACAATCAATGAAATCAAGGAAAGCATAATAAGGGTTAAGACCGCTCCTGAAATGAATGCAATAGCAATAGGGAACTTGAATTCACAGGAAGTATGGGACACTTTAAAAATAAAAGGAATAGAGAAATTTAATCCTGACAATCCTGACTTACTAGAAAATGTAAGGGCAAGGCTTGACGAGCTGGCAGGAGATGGAAAGACAATAAGGGCTTTCTACGATAAAACTACCAATAAAATCTTTGTAAATGAGAATCTGACAGATGATGCAGAAATACGTGCCTCAGTAGCAAGGGAATGGAAAATATCAGAAGATTTGAAAGATAAAAAGGGAAAAGCCAACAATGAAGGGAAGTTGAAATCAACCGTAGCAGGAGAACTGGCCTATGATGATATGATGAAGAGGGCTAGGGAAGGCAAGACTGAGAGTATAAGTACAGGAGAGCTTAATGAGGCTGTTATGGATACTAATAGTGAGGTTACAAGTGACAAGACCATTGTACCTGAAAAATATATTAAAAATAGAACTATAAAAGATGAAAGCAAGGTTAATAAAGCGTTTGCTAGAGTATTTGGTAAAAAATACGCTAATTTTAGTTTAAAAAAATATAATAATGATACTAATTTGACATCACCTTATATTAGTGAATATGTAGCAAAAATGAATTATTATTATATGCAAGCTAACATGTATGTAACCTTAGAAGAATTTAATAGAGATAGAAGAAACTATAGAAGAATTCCTGATAATGAAGCAGTTTTACATAATATTAGAAATGGAAAAATTTATATTGGAGAAGATGTAAATGTAAAATACGTAAACAATAATGATGGAAAGGAAGTGGTTTTAGATTCTAAAGGAAACCTCGTAAATGATTATTATAATAGAGGAACTTTTAATACTGTTACTTATATTAATGATAAAGATCCAGATAAAACCAAACATGGGAGAGATGTAATTTATTGGTTAAATTGGGGAACTGGACCAGATGATAAAAGTAGTATACGAAAAAGAATAGAATTATCTTTAGTAGGAAAAGTAGTGTCTGATAATTATGAAGATATAAAAATTTGGGCTATATCAAGAGGATATAGTTCTATAGGTTTAAAAGAAGCAATGGAGTATACATCTGACCGTCACTTTTTAGATGATTTTAAAAATCAATTAAACAATTTATTAAAATTTAATCCTGAGCAAATAGCTCCTCGGATAATGGATTTGAGGTGATAATTTATGAAAAAAATTTTAATAATAATATTACTTTTATTACTAATTTATTATTGTTTTAATAGAGGTGAGATAATTAAAGAAAATCATTATGAAATTTCAATGCGTCGTTTAAATTATGGAGATAATGATAAAATTTCTAATATTGAAGATATAAATTTTGACAATGGTAATATAATTATTAAATTAAAAAGTTTGCAGAATAATTTATATTTAGAAACTATAATAATTTATTACAAAGAAAAAAAAATAGGAGAAATTTCCATAAATGAAAATTTATATGTTGAAAGTATAAGTAATAGTAAATATATTGATATCAACAGTTATATTTTTGAATATTCTATTAATAATGATTTGCTCTGGATTTTAGGAGAAAAGAATGAAAAATATAACATATCTTCTGGACCATATATGGAAAATGAATTTATATTTGAAACTGTCATAAAAGATAAGGCTAATAATAAAATATATAATTTAAAACGTGAAATAGATATACTATTTGTAGAGCAAGGAAAAACCAGAAGATGGACTTTTGACCATTAATATTATTTCTTAAAATATATTTGATAAGTCATATTGACATAAGTGTATAAGCAAGAATGGAAATCAAGAAAAAGAAGCAACTTGTAATATAAATGGTAATTCTGAGTGTGTAAATGGGAATCGATTAATATCAGATTTAATAAATAATAAAAGAAAAGTATCGATAACAACTCAAAGAGATCCCAATAATTGGTTTAAAGCAAAAATGGATAGAGATGGTAAACAACAAGAAAAAGGGTCAATGTCTACATATAATTACCCAAAAAATATAAACGATGAAAAGGAATATTTTGCATTACTAAATACAGAAAAAAAAGTAAGACTTAATAATGTACAATTAGATAGTAATGGAAATGCTACTAAAATATATTCAGAAATAGTTCCAACATATATTGTATTAGCACATGAATTAATACATTTAAAACATAATTCACTTAATAATCCGAAAGAAGATATTGATGAGAATAATTCTGAATTAGAAAATGAAAGTGAATAATTAAATTATAAAAGTTTTAAATAATCGTTGTTGTAAAAGACAGCGGTTATTTTTCTCACATTCTTCATACATTTGAAATAATTAATGCAAAATATTTTGATTATCAAATTTGCCTATATAACCCCCTACAAGCCAAAATTTTTAATTTTTTTCTTTAAAGCAGGCATTTACATTTATATATGATTAATGTTAAAATAATAAAAAAAGAAAGAAATATTTGTATGACAAACAGCAATTTCTATGCCAATATTGAAGTAAATGCAAACGAAGGGCCAACATTTGTAAACATAAACGGAAGCAGAACAAATGAAGATAGGGCATTTTTGGATAATCAAAGCATATTCATTGTCGGAGAAGTAAGTAGATAAAAAAATGGATAAAGGAAAAATGCTTTATAAAGAAATAATGAAAAAATGGGAAGAAAAAGAATGATAAAAAAAATATTTATAAAAACTCTAATCATAAAATATTTGATTTTTTTAATAATTTTAAATATGCTTTATGCCAATGATAAAGATTTTAAAACTCAAAAAAATAGATTTAATAAAATAAATAGCTGTTATTTAAAGGACTCTCATAATTATTATGGAACTAAAAAAAAGGTTTTATTAGCTGATATTTCAGATGTAAATAAATTAATAATTGGTGAGAAAGATTTGGAGGAAATTTTTGAGATAGATGATATTCCAATTAAAATAATAAAAGAATACTTTTTTTCAAAAAATAATATTTATTATTGTGGGGAAAAAATAAAAGATGTAGATTTAAAAAGTTTTGAAATTTTACCTTATGGTTTTTCAAAAGATAAGAATAATTTATATTTTGAAGGAGAAAAGATTTTAGAAAATATAGAAAAATTTAAAATTTTAGGAGAAAATTTTTTTCTTATTAATGATAAAGTTTATGTTCTTTTTTTTGAGGAGAAAGCTAGAATTTTAGAAATTAATTTTAATACATTAAGAAAAGTGAAGATTGATATTTCAACAATGAAAGTATTAGGAAAGAATTATATTTCTGATAAAAATAATATATATTATGCAAATAATATTATTGAAAATGTGGATAAAAATAGTTTTAAAATATTAGATGAAAATTTTTCAAGAGATAAAAATAATATTTACTATCATGGAGAAAAAATAAAAGATGTAGATTTAAAGAGCTTTGAAATCTTATCTTATGGATATTCAAGAGATAAAAATAATATATATTATGAAGAAAATATTTTTTTGAATTATTCTATCAAAAATTTAGAAATTTATAATAGACATTTTTTTAGAGATGATAAATATTTATATTTAAGAAGAGTTTTTTTTAATGATACTTTGGTTGAAGATTTTAAAAAGATAAAAATAAATAGTAATATCAAATTAACAAAAATAGATGATTATTTTTTTTCTTTTGATAATAACACAATTTTATATGAAGATTTTGCAGGAGTTCATTTTATAAATGTAAAAAATAGTAGAAAATTTAAGAAAATTACAAATTATTATTATACAGATGAAGAAAATGTTTATTACATGTATAAAAAAATACCGCAAGTAGATTTAGACAGCTTTGAAATAATTAATAAATATTATTCAAAAGATAAGAACAATATTTATTTTAAAAATTTTAAGACTGACAAATATATAGATGTTGATTTAATTCCCAGAAAAAAAATATTTTATTAAATGTAGAAAATACTGGAAATTTTTTGATTTAATAATCTGAACTGCACCCAAATCTTGGATACAAGATAGAAAGTGCAGATCTTCTCTATCATTTTTCATGCCTTCCAAATAATTAATGCAAACATTTTGATTATATCAAATTCACCCATATAACACCTGCAAGCCAAAATTTTCATTTAAGGCTTTTATACCAAAAATTAATTTTTTGAATTGTATGGATATTATATGGTCTTTTTAGATGATATTTTTAAATAAGTTAGATGGCGTATTTTCTAAACCAGTTTTCAAAATTCTTAATTTTTCAAATTTAAATAAAATTTGTTTGGTTAAAAAAAAATTAATACACAAATTGGTATTTACATTTGTATATGATTGATGTTAAAATAATAAAAATAACTTAAAAATACAACATTAGGTAGAAAGACTTCTCAGGCAGAATAAGCTACGGTACAATTAACAGACAAGCTATGTAAATGGAGCGTCGGTGCAAAAGGTGCAAGAGATGCCATGGCAAACAGCAACTTCTACGCCAACATCGGAGTAAACGCCGGATTTACACGTTCAAGAAGCAACACAAGTTCCCATACTGAAGGTGCGGCCGTAACAACATTAAAGCCAATGGATGAAAATTCAAGCATTACCTACAATAATGTAAACAANNNNNNNNNNATCTACAATGAAGACACAATGACA of Leptotrichia trevisanii DSM 22070 contains these proteins:
- a CDS encoding DKNYY domain-containing protein, whose product is MIKKIFIKTLIIKYLIFLIILNMLYANDKDFKTQKNRFNKINSCYLKDSHNYYGTKKKVLLADISDVNKLIIGEKDLEEIFEIDDIPIKIIKEYFFSKNNIYYCGEKIKDVDLKSFEILPYGFSKDKNNLYFEGEKILENIEKFKILGENFFLINDKVYVLFFEEKARILEINFNTLRKVKIDISTMKVLGKNYISDKNNIYYANNIIENVDKNSFKILDENFSRDKNNIYYHGEKIKDVDLKSFEILSYGYSRDKNNIYYEENIFLNYSIKNLEIYNRHFFRDDKYLYLRRVFFNDTLVEDFKKIKINSNIKLTKIDDYFFSFDNNTILYEDFAGVHFINVKNSRKFKKITNYYYTDEENVYYMYKKIPQVDLDSFEIINKYYSKDKNNIYFKNFKTDKYIDVDLIPRKKIFY